A window of Polypterus senegalus isolate Bchr_013 chromosome 14, ASM1683550v1, whole genome shotgun sequence contains these coding sequences:
- the tmem74b gene encoding transmembrane protein 74B, with protein sequence MASPNVFELRSVTASCHHGPSQPAASGPRTAPSSGFENASFQSDEQETSFASTTAQPTHQEPMCGGTREELSPRSEEDHCAERDGHSVDYGFVFALVFLVSGILLVLIAYTIPREAKVNPDFVSAREMEKLEMYYAQLGSHLDKCIIAGLGLLTLGGMLLSVLLMISICKGELYRRRTFTISRRPRKTYGSINLQMRQMEADGRQSLVDGNPGAPAGSLADVEEAS encoded by the coding sequence ATGGCGTCTCCAAATGTGTTTGAACTGAGAAGTGTCACGGCCAGTTGTCACCACGGTCCCTCCCAGCCTGCTGCTTCAGGACCCCGGACAGCACCAAGCAGTGGCTTTGAAAATGCCTCTTTTCAGAGCGACGAGCAGGAGACGTCCTTCGCAAGCACCACAGCGCAGCCGACACATCAGGAGCCGATGTGCGGCGGCACCAGAGAGGAGCTCTCCCCGAGGTCTGAGGAGGACCACTGTGCAGAGCGTGATGGCCACTCCGTGGACTATGGCTTTGTCTTTGCTCTGGTGTTCCTTGTCAGTGGGATTCTGTTGGTGCTCATAGCTTACACGATTCCTAGAGAAGCAAAAGTTAATCCAGACTTTGTGTCGGCCAGAGAGATGGAAAAGTTGGAAATGTACTATGCGCAGCTTGGATCACACCTGGATAAATGTATTATTGCAGGTTTGGGCCTGCTCACTTTGGGAGGGATGCTACTTTCCGTGCTGTTGATGATTTCAATATGCAAAGGGGAGCTATATCGCCGGAGGACCTTTACCATTTCCAGGCGGCCCAGAAAGACTTACGGTTCAATTAACCTGCAAATGAGACAGATGGAGGCAGACGGCAGGCAGTCCCTGGTGGATGGCAACCCTGGTGCTCCAGCTGGCTCCTTGGCTGATGTTGAGGAGGCCAGTTAG